The sequence GGCGCGCCGATGAGATGCAGCATCAGCTCGCCGGAGCCGCCGAAGACGCCCTCGACGAAGGGTGCCACGGCCGCCCGATCCTCGACCAACTCTGCGTTGGGCCAGCGGCCGCGCAGATCCTCCATCGCCTCCGCCTGCCCGGTCTCAGCCGAGAACGCCATGCCGCAGAGGCCCCGGTCGGTGGCCATCGCCAGCACCTCCCCGAACGGGCTGTCGAACCAGCCGTAGCGGATCGTCAGCCCCGCGCCGCCCCGGGCATAGTCGCCGGGGCTCATCGCCTCCCACCGGATGAAGAGGTCGTGGAGCCGCCCCGGGCTCGACAGTCCCGTCGCATAGGTGGTGTCGAGCACCGTGTGCCGGTCCTGCAAGAGCCGCCGGGCATGGTCCAGCGTGAGGTACTGGAGGTAGCGCTTCGGGCTCACCCCCACCCACTGGCTGAACACCCGCTGGAAGTGGGAGGGGCTGAGGCCGATGGCCGCTGCCAGCTCCTCCAACGTCGGTTGGTCGCCGCCGCGCTCCTCGATCACGCGCAGGGCCGCGGCCATCAGTTCGTACTGGAAACTGCTCTGATCGTCCTGACGGGTCATGGATCCGCTCCTCGTTTGCTTGGACCCGAGAATAGGCGTTGGCGCGCGTCGCACCCACCCGTTTCCTGCGTCGGGACGAACGCTTGCCCGACCCGTGCCGACCGTGCCATGAGGGCGCGGATGACCGCACCGCTGCCATACTCCACGATCCGAGAGATCTTCACCCGATTCCGCGACGACTGCGCGGAGCCGGAGGGGGAACTCGAACACCTCAACGCCTTTACCCTCGTCGTTGCCGTGGCCCTGTCCGCCCAAGCGACCGACAAGGGGGTGAACCGCGCGACCCGCGATCTCTTCGCCATTGCCGATACGCCCCAGAAGATGCTGGCGCTCGGCGAAGAGGGCGTGATCGGTTACATCAAGACGATCGGCCTCTATCGCAACAAGGCCAAGAACGTCATCAAGCTGTCCCGCATCCTGGTCGAGGACTACGGGGGTGAGGTCCCCTCCTCCCGTGCAGCGCTCGAGAGCCTGCCGGGCGTGGGGCGCAAGACCGCCAACGTGGTGCTCAACATGTGGTTCAAGCACCCGGCGCAGGCGGTCGACACCCACATCTTTCGCGTCGGCAACCGCACCGGCATCGCGCCCGGCAAGGACGTGGTCGCCGTCGAGCGTGCCATCGAGGACCGGGTGCCGGTGGAGTTCGCGCTGCACGCCCACCACTGGCTGATCCTGCACGGGCGCTATGTCTGCAAGGCGCGCAAGCCCGATTGCGCCCACTGTCTTATCAACGATCTCTGTGCCTTCGAGGAGAAGACCATATGAGCAAACGCTACCAGGTCGTCGGCATCGGCAACGCCATCGTCGACGTGATCGCCCAGACGGATGAGAGCTTTCTGGAGCATATGGGCATCCACAAGGGGATCATGCAGCTCGTCGAACGCGAGCGGGGCGAGACGCTCTACGCCGCGATGGACGACCGGGTGCAGGCGGCGGGCGGTTCCGTGGCGAACACGCTGGCGGGCCTCGGGAACATGGGGCGCAAGACGGCGTTCATCGGCCGCGTGCGCGACGATGCGCTGGGCCGGTTCTATGCCGAGGCGATGACCGGCGATGGCACGGATTTCCCCAACGGGCCGGTCGGTGCGGGTGAGCTGCCGACGTCGCGCTCGATGATCTTCGTCACCCCGGACGGGGAGCGGTCGATGAACACCTATCTCGGCATTTCGTCTGAGGTCGGACCATCTGACGTGGACGAGGATGTCGTGGCCGATGCCGAGATCCTGTTTCTGGAGGGCTACCTTTACGACAAGGATCAGGGGAAGGAGGCGTTCCACGCCGCGGCCCGCGCGATCCGAAAGGGCGGCGGCATGGCAGGGATCGCCCTGTCCGACCCGTTCTGTGTCGATCGGCACCGGGCCGACTTCCAGCGGCTGGTGGCCGAGGAGCTCGACTACGTGATCGGCAACGAGGCGGAGTTCACGACGCTCTACGAGGCGAACGATCTGGAGGAGGCGCTTGCCGCCGCCTCCTTCGCCTGCCCCTTGGTGGTCTGCACCCGCTCCGGCGACGACGTGGTGCTGATCCGGGGGGAGGAGCGTGTGACGGTGCCGGTCGAGCGGGTCACGCCAGTGGACGCAACGGGCGCCGGCGATCAGTTCGCGGCGGGCTTCCTGAACGGGCTTGCCACGGGGCGGTCGCTGGAGGTTTCGGGACGGATGGGCTGCATCGCGGCGGCGGAGGTCATTTCCCACATGGGCGCACGGCCGGAAGCGGATCTGAAGGCGCTGTTCGCACAGGCGGGTCTCTAGCGATACCGCCCCGGACTTGATCCGGGGCCGTTCCGATCAGTTGCGAAAGGTCCCGGCTCAGGGCCGGGACGGTTGGGCTGCCGCTAGCCGATCCCAGTTCGCGTCCGAGATGTTGGAGCCGCAGGCGATAATGGCCACACGCTTGCCCGCCAGCCTGTCGCGCAACGGGCCGGTGAGTGCTGCAAGTGCGGCCGCGCAAGCAGGCTCGACCATCAGCGAGAGAGCCTCCCGCATCCGGCGCATGGCCGGGGGAAAGGCCGCGTCCGGCAGGCGGACGACCTCGTCCACGTGCTTTTGGATCGCGCCAAAGGTCAGGGGCTCCGCGCGAGGCGCCGCGAGGCTGACGGCCATCGTCTCCACCTGATCCAGAACGACCGGCTCCCCGGCGGTCAGCGAGCGGGAGATGCTGTCGGCGCCCTCGGGCTCCACCCCGATGACCTCGCAGGCCGGGGAGAACAGCTTCACCGCCAACGCCACGCCCGCGATCAGCCCGCCGCCGCCCACCGGTACGATCACCGCGTCGAGCTCGGGCTGCGTTTTCACGATCTCATAGCCGCAGGTCGCGGCGCCCAGGATCATGTGGCGCGACTCGAAAGGGTGGAGCGGGACACGGCCCGTCTCCTCCGCCCGCGCGGCCAGCAGGGCCAGATCCGTCTTGGTGCCCGGCGTCCGCTCGATGGTGGCGCCCAGCGCCTCGCACGCGGCGACGGTGCCGGGATCGGCAGCCTCGGGCATGATGAGATGCGCGCGTGTCCCCGCCGCACTCGCCATCGCGAGGGCATGGTTGCCGCCCGAGGCCGCGATCACCTCCGCCCCGTCCGGCAGCGCATCGACGGCGAGCGTTACGCCGCGCGCCTTGAAGCTGCCGGCCTTCTGGAACAGCTCCATCTTCATCCAGACCCGCGCGCCCTCGGGAAGGTCCGGCTCCAGACGGGAGCCCGTCAGGTCCATCAGCGGCGTGCGCGCAACCCGGCCCCGCAGCCGTTTCCACGTCGCATCGATCTCGGCGAGGTCGGGCAGCCCGTCCCTATTTCGCGAGCTTCGCATGAACCTCATCGAGGTCGATCTCCTTCGCGGGCGGGTTCCGGTTCGGCTCTTTCGCGTACTTGAAGAGGTTGAAGTCGCGCCGGTAGATATCGAGCATGATGAAGTTTGACAGGTCGTCGAAATAGTCCTCGATCGGATGCGCCTGCCGCGGGCCATGATCCGCGCTCTCGTTGAAGCGGGGCATGGTGTCGACATCGATCTCGTGCGCCGTCTCGATCTGGCCGAGCACATGCTTCATCCCGTCCGCGAATTGCTCCGTCGGGAAGATGTGGTTGTAGCGCCCGCCGTTGCGGATCATCGTCGAAACGTGGCCGGAGCAGGCCGACCAGTGAATGTCCGGGTCCATCGGCTTGTGAAAGCGGATGGTGTCGCGCACGAAGAGCAGGAAGCGGCGGAACGACTTGATCTGGTCGAAGTCGCCCTCGACCTCTACGCCGTAGCGCTTGGTGAGCATCGGCACGAGGTTGCCGCGATACCGCTTTCCGTTGCGCTGGATGCCCGCGATCTTGTCGAAGAAGCTCGACAGGATGCGGCTGTAGGGGTTCCGCACGGCGGTGAAGGCGTAGATCTCCCGCTCCGTCACCGCCCTTTCGAGGAGCGGCTTGCTCTCCTCGATCGCCCATTTGTGGATGCCGTCCTGCGCGTCGTGGATATCGCCGTCGAAGTACCGCCCGTGATCGGTGTAGTACATGATCTGCCCGATGGTGGAGCAGGCGCATTTGGGCACCACGCGGTACACCACCGAGCGGCTTTCGGTCATCCAGGTGCCTGGGAAGGGCATGAAGCATCCTCGTTCGACGGAGAACCCTTCCTTGACCTCAGCGCCGGACGGGAGTCAAGAAAGCGGGGTCACCGGACGGGAGCCGCATGGTCCAGATCGCCTATATCCTTCTGTGCCACCGCGACCCGGAGCGCGTGATCGAGCAGGCACGGTTGCTCGTCAGCCACGGTGACCGCATCGCGATCCACGTGGACAAGAGCGCGCCGGAGGTCTTCGAGAGGATACGCGATGCGCTGAAGGACGACGATCGCGTCACCTTCGCCGAGCGGGTGAAATGCGGCTGGGGCGAGTGGAGCCTCGTGGCCGCGACCCTCAACGCATTGCGCGCGGCCCGGGAGGCGTTTTCGGAGGCGACGCATTTCTACTTCCTCTCCGGCGACTGCCTGCCGATCAAGCCGCGCGCCCACATCGCCCGCTTCCTCGCCGACCACGACGCCGATTTCGTGGAGCATCACGACTTCTTCGAGAGCGAGTGGATCAAGACCGGCATCCGGGAGGAGCGGCTGATCTATCGCCACTTCTTCAACGAGCGCACGCGCAAGCCGCTGTTCTACGGCAGCCTCGCGGTGCAGAAGACGCTGGGCCTCTCCCGCACGCTGCCCGAGGGCCTGCAGATCCACATCGGCTCGCAATGGTGCGTCCTGCGCCGGGTGACGCTGGAGCGGATCCTGAAGCTGATCGAGGAGCGGCCCGACATCGTCCGCTTCTTCCGCACGACGTGGATCCCGGACGAGACCTTCTTCCAGAGCCTCGTAATGCACGTCACGCCGAGGAAGGAGGTTCGGAACCGGACGCTGACCTTCCTCGCCTTCTCCGACTACGGTCTGCCGCTGGTGCTGCATGATGACCATTTCGATCTGATCCGGACGCAGGGCTACCTCTTCGCCCGCAAGATCTCGCCCAATGCGGATGATCTGCGCCAGCGGTTGACGGAGCTCTATGCAGATCCGGCGGAGGAGGTGGCGACCTCCGACACCGCACCGCAGCTCTACTCCTACGTCACCGGCCGCGGGCGCATCGGGCGGCGGCATGCGCGGCGGTTCTGGGAGCGCGGCGGCCAGATCGGCCGCGGGCAGGAGATGCTGGTCGTCGTCTGCAAGAAGTATCACGTCGCCAAGCGCTTTGTCGCGGCCGCCCGCCGCGCCGGCGGCCCACCCGCGCTGGGCTACGTGTTCGATGAGGATGCGGGCGCGTTGCCCCCGCTTGGCGGGATCGAGACGTCGAAGGCCAAGCGTGGCCGCCACCGGCGCGCGGTCCTGCGGATGCTCTTCGAGTATCACGAGACCGACCGGCTGATGATCTGCCTCGACCCCGCCAACATCGACGCGCTGCGCGACATCCGCTCGGACCAGTGCAGCCTGCGCGTGATGGAGCTGCGCACCAGTATCGATGATGACTACCTGCTGGGCCACGCCAAGCGGAACCACCTGGTGCCTGAAGGCGCCGCGCTTGCCGAGGCGGGCTCCCTGATCGGCACGCTCGACCGCCAGTTCAAGGATGAGAGCGAGGCGATCCGCGACATGGAACTGAGCCGCTTCCACAGCCTCGCACCCTCCGATGGCGCAGATCGCGCGGCCGAGGAGATCGCCCGCTTCCTCGACCTGCCGCTGGCCGCCGCGCGCGAGATGGCGGCCCAGGAAATCCCCTTCGACTGACCCGTGAGGAGAGCCCGCATGGCCTACGATTACGACGATCAGAACATCTTCGCGAAGATCCTGCGGGGCGAGATCCCGAACAAGACGGTGATGGAGACGGAGCACTCGCTCGCCTTCGAGGACATCAACCCGCAGGCACCGCAACACGTTCTGGTGATCCCGAAGGGTGCCTATGTCACCTTCGACCACTTCGCGGCGGAGGCGAGTGACGCGGAGATCTCGGACTACGTCCGCACGGTCGGGGAGGTCGCCCGCAAGCTCGGCGTGACGCCGGACATGGCCAGCGGCTACCGCATGCTCACCAACGCAGGGCCGGACGCCCACCAGGAGGTGCCGCACCTCCACGTCCACATCTTCGCCGGGGCGTTCCTGGGGCGGATGATCGACGTGCCGAAGCAGCGTTGAATTGAAGAACCCTCGACGCATGGAGGTCCGCGCCCGACCTGGAGGGCGCTTTTGAAACGGATTTGAGGGGCCAGCACCCTAAAGCATCCACGTCGCGCTCTCGGCGTCCGACATTGCCAACGCGCCCTCCGTGGGGAGGTCGGGCGCGGCCCGGCGGGCAGGCAGGCTGAGTACTCAGATTGCAAACCCTATCGCACCCACAGCCGCGCATCCTTCAAACGCCGCCGGATAACGGCCTCGTCTTCCGCCACCCCATCGGCAAACATGGCGCGCACCTCGGCGCCGCCACCGCGATAGAGCATCTGGTGAAACGGTGGATACCGCTTTAGCAGCTTCTTGATCCGCGGCACCTGCGCGACCTCCTCCAGCCGCGCGATCACCGCATCACTCTCCCGCGCATAGGCGAGCGGCAGAGTGCGCCAGTGACAGGTAATGTCGCCGTCCAGCCCTGGAACGTCCCGCTGCACCCCACCTTCCGCCGCGATGGTCAGCGGTAGCGCGATCTGGTCGAGCCACGGCGTCAGCGCCTGCTCCTCCAGCACAGGTCCCGGCTCCCGCCAGATCGCCTCCGCGATCTCGTGCCACTGCGCACCGAACCTGTGCGGGCAGGGCCCCAGAACCCAGCCTGCATTGAAGTAGGGAAAGCGCCGCCAATCGCCGACGGGCCACCGTTCGTCCTCCTGCAACGCGATGCCGAACCGGTTATAGAGCGCCTGCCATATCTCAGCGCGCTGCTCTTCGGAGCTCACCTTCGGCCAACTCGCCACGCGCCGTAGGCTGGCTGCGGGCCGCTCGAAGAGCTGATCCGGCAGGTCCGGCTCCCGCAGAAAAAGTGTGTCGGTGTCGAGGAACAGGAACGGCTCGCCCTCGGGCAGGAGACCCAGCGCCTCGATCTTGTTGCCGTGCGGGTAGGCCGCCCCGAACACCCGGTTGCGCAGGGGAACAACCTCGGCACCCCGCGCGCGATAAAACTCATAGAGATCATCATCCCCGACCCGCGGATCCTCCGGCCAGAGCGGCCCGGGCTGCGGCTCCGCCAGCAGAACCCGCGTGCTCTTCGGCAGCGATGCGAGCGCCAGAACGGCCTCGTAGGCGAGCCGCCCGCGCTGCACTACCATCAGGATGTTGAAGCACATACCCCGCCCGAAGAACCGTTTGCGCTGCCGGCTCTTCTACAGTAAGACCCGCGGCGACGCACCCATAGCTCAGCTGGATAGAGCGCTGCCCTCCGAAGGCAGAGGTCTCAGGTTCGAATCCTGATGGGTGCGCCACCAATTCCTTGAATTGATCCGCTGAATAATCCGTCCACCGCAGGCCAGTCGGCACTTTCGTGATGCGGTCCAGATGTTGTCGCTTGCTTGGGGTTCCTGAGGGGCGATCGATCGTCTGCCGGTCATCGCACTTGGTGGAGCGATGGCTGCAGTACGCCGCGAGATCCGATGCCTTACGACCTCCGCAGACCGGAAAGAATGCCGCTTCCTTCGGATCGCACGCTTGATACATGTTATGTTATAACATACTAAGCGTCTATCGAACTCGAAGAGGTGGTTGATGAGCAGGCCTGTGGTCACGCAACAGCGGCTCTCACAGGTGGCGCCTAAGCGTGCCGTTGGCCTGTCCAAGCAGATCTTCACCAACACAAGCGCGCTGTCCGACCCCGCGCCCGCTGATCCAGACATGATGCGCCACAACGCGACGACGCTCGCGCGGGCGCTGAGCTCCTGAGGAGAGGAAACCCCATGAACGTTCACGATCCCCGCCTGCCCGTCACCGTCCTCTCCGGCTTTCTCGGCGCGGGCAAGACGACGCTCCTGAACCGCGTCCTGAACAACCGGGACGGCCGCCGCGTCGCGGTCATCGTCAACGACATGTCCGAGGTGAATATCGACGCCGATCTGGTGCGCGCCGACACGGAACTCTCCCGCACCGACGAGACGTTGGTGGAGATGTCGAACGGCTGCATCTGCTGCACCCTGCGCGACGACCTGCTGGCCGAGGTGCGGCGCCTCGCGGCGGAGGGGCGGTTCGATTACCTGCTGATCGAGTCCACCGGCATCTCCGAGCCGCTGCCGGTCGCGGCCACCTTCGACTTCCGCGATGAGGCGGGCGACAGCCTGTCCGATGTCGCACGCCTCGACACGATGGTCACGGTCGTGGACGCCGTGAACCTGCTCAAGGACTACTCCAGCCACGACTTCCTGCGCGACCGGGGCGAGACGCTGGGTGAGGAGGATGAGCGCACGCTCGTCCACCTCCTCACCGACCAGATCGAGTTCGCCGACGTGGTGATCCTCAACAAGGTGGCCGACGCGACGCCCGAGCAGGTCGACGCGGCGCGCAAGATCATCCGCAGCCTCAATGCCGACACCCGGATCATCGAGACCAACCACTCGGACGTACCGGCCGACACGATCCTCGACACCGGGCTCTTCGACTTCCAGAAGGCGCATGAACATCCGATGTGGGCCAAGGAGCTCTACGGCTTCGCGGATCATGTGCCGGAGACCGAGGAATACGGCGTGACCAGCTTCGTCTACCGCGCACGCCAGCCCTTCGTGCCGGAAAAGATCATGGAGGTGCTGAACAACGACATGCCGGGTGTGATCCGTGCGAAGGGACACTTCTGGATCGCGACGCGGCCGGACTGGGTCGCCGAGTTCTCGCTCGCCGGGGCCCTGTCCTCCGTCACCCCGCTCGGCACGTGGTGGGCCGCGGTGCCCAAGGACCGCTGGCCCGATCACGACGGCGCGCGTGAGTACATGACGCAGCACTGGCAGGAGCCGTGGGGCGACCGCCGGCAGGAGATCGTCTTCATCGGCAGCGGCATCGATTGGCCGGCGCTGAAGGCGCGGCTCGATGCAGCACTGCTGCCGGCGGTCGTCGCGGGCGGTCTCGATGAGCTGCCCGACCTTCCCGATCCGTTCCCGGCCTGGCGCCGGGCGGAGGCTGCGGCATGACGCTGGTTCGGGAAGTCGTCGAAGACGCCGCGATCGGCGTTGGAGTTGCCGACACGGCGGAAGGTCTGTCGGCGCTGCACCAGCCGGGATGCGCCGCCGTGATCTGGCGGCGTCAGACCCCGCCGCACGTTCAGCACTGGCTCGACACGCTGAAGCCCCAGCAACTGCCGCGCGGCCGCATGATCCTGCATGCGGAAGATGTACGCGATGCGGTGGTGAAGACCTGTGATCTCGCCGGACTGCCGGAGGGGGCGGAGCGGAACTGGCTGATCGACGACGCCGTGGACCTCGCCGACATGTTCACGGGGCTGGTGAAGGCGCGCCACCTCCGACTGCGGTTCGACGTCGTGACCACGAATGCCTGCGAGCGGTTTCACATCGACGCGGTCACGTCGCGGCTCGTCTGCACCTATCGCGGCACCGGGACGCAATACGGGATCTCCCCCGACGGGGCCGAGCCGCGCCGCGTCTTCACCACACAGACCGGTGCGCCAATCGTCCTGCGCGGCACGCTCTGGCCGGAGCATCCCCGCTCCGGCCTCCTGCACCGTTCCCCGCCGATCGAGGGAACGGGTGAGACGCGGCTGGTCCTCGTGCTCGATCCGATCTCCGATCCGGAGGAAGAATCCTGATGTCAGGAAACCGCGGCCGGACGAGCCTCAAGTGCCGCCGCCGATCCGAAGACCCGATGCGCGAATACGACCGCCTGCCGACGGAGCTGCGGGCGTGGCTCGCCTCCGCAGCCCTACCGTGGCGCCCCCGCTCGGTGCGGCGCGCGTTCGAGGCCGCTTACGCTCGCACGCGGGACGAAGCGAGCGCCCTGCGCGAACTCGATCGCCTTCAGAGCAGACTTCTGGCAAAGGATGCTGGTAAGATCTGGGGGCGAGGGCATCCCCTCGCGATGGGGGAGTTCGAGACATGACGCGTATTCCGGTCACGATCCTGACCGGCTTTCTGGGAGCCGGGAAGACGACGTTGCTCAACCGCCTGATGACGGAACCGGGTTTCGGTGACACGGCGGTGATCGTGAACGAATTCGGTGAGGCGGGCGTCGACGGCGGTCTTATCGCGCAGGCCGATGACCGCGCCTTCGCCATGTCGACGGGATGCCTGTGCTGCACAGTGACGGGCGACGTCCGGCTGACCCTGCTGCGCCTGCTGGATGAGGCCGAGCGCGGCGTCGGCCCCAGCTTCTCGCGTGTGGTTATCGAGACGACGGGTCTCGCCGATCCGGCGCCCGTGCTGCAGACCTTCATGACGAACGACTACATGCTCAGCCGCTTCACGCTGAACGGCGTCGTGACGCTGGTCGACGCCGTGGGCGGTGCGGACGCCATCGAGCGCTTCGATGAGGCGCAGCGGCAGGCCGCGGTCGCGGACCTCATGATCGTGACGAAGGGCGACCTCGCGCGGGACCCGGCGTCGCAACGGGAACTGGCGGAGCTGCGCCAGACCCTCAGCCGGTTGAACCCGAACGCACGTGTGCTCGACGCCGATCAGGTGTCCGCGGAGACGGTCTTCTCCCTCGCCGCCTTCGATCCGTCGGGGAAAGCGCCGGACGTGCAAGGCTGGCTGCGCTTCGGCCACGACGACCATGCTGGATCCGGCCATCATCACGGTCACGGCCATGATCACCACGGGCACGACCACCATCACCACCACGACATCAATGCCCACGGCGACACGGCGTCGGCCTTCTGCTTCTCCGCCACAGGACCGATCGATCCGTGGGCGCTGGAGGATGCGATCGCGGCCCTTCAGGCGAGCTTCGGCCGCGACCTGTTGCGCATCAAGGGCTTGGTGGAGATCACCGGCCAGCCCTCCAGACCCCGCGTGCTCCATGTCGTGGGCCATATCGCCAGCCCACCGCGGCTCATCGACGGGTGGCCGGAGGGGATCGACGCAACGCGCATCGTGGTGATCGTCAGTGGCGATGGCCGCGCGGCCCTGCCCGAGATGCTCGGACGGTTCCTGCCCGAGCTCCGCCCGTTCGACCGCCTTGCCGCCGAGCCGGTCGCCGCACCCGCATGATGCCTTCCCTCAGGAATATCGGCCTGGCGCTTGGCGCCCTCGCGGCGGCGCCCGCCTTCGCCCATCCCCACGTCTTCATCGACGGCGGTGTCGACTTCGTGCTGCGCGAGGGGGCGGTTCTCGAAGCGCTCGAGGTGACCTGGCTCTACGACGAGTTCGAAACGCTCTACATTCTGTCATCCTACGATATCAGCCTGAACGACGA is a genomic window of Pontivivens ytuae containing:
- a CDS encoding methylated-DNA--[protein]-cysteine S-methyltransferase → MTRQDDQSSFQYELMAAALRVIEERGGDQPTLEELAAAIGLSPSHFQRVFSQWVGVSPKRYLQYLTLDHARRLLQDRHTVLDTTYATGLSSPGRLHDLFIRWEAMSPGDYARGGAGLTIRYGWFDSPFGEVLAMATDRGLCGMAFSAETGQAEAMEDLRGRWPNAELVEDRAAVAPFVEGVFGGSGELMLHLIGAPFQIKVWEALLRIPSGHVTTYSDIAEAIGNPKAVRAVGTAVGRNPVSWLIPCHRAMRKSGGLGGYHWGLPVKRAMLAWEAARLEAEPELAEATAG
- the nth gene encoding endonuclease III encodes the protein MTAPLPYSTIREIFTRFRDDCAEPEGELEHLNAFTLVVAVALSAQATDKGVNRATRDLFAIADTPQKMLALGEEGVIGYIKTIGLYRNKAKNVIKLSRILVEDYGGEVPSSRAALESLPGVGRKTANVVLNMWFKHPAQAVDTHIFRVGNRTGIAPGKDVVAVERAIEDRVPVEFALHAHHWLILHGRYVCKARKPDCAHCLINDLCAFEEKTI
- a CDS encoding adenosine kinase, translating into MSKRYQVVGIGNAIVDVIAQTDESFLEHMGIHKGIMQLVERERGETLYAAMDDRVQAAGGSVANTLAGLGNMGRKTAFIGRVRDDALGRFYAEAMTGDGTDFPNGPVGAGELPTSRSMIFVTPDGERSMNTYLGISSEVGPSDVDEDVVADAEILFLEGYLYDKDQGKEAFHAAARAIRKGGGMAGIALSDPFCVDRHRADFQRLVAEELDYVIGNEAEFTTLYEANDLEEALAAASFACPLVVCTRSGDDVVLIRGEERVTVPVERVTPVDATGAGDQFAAGFLNGLATGRSLEVSGRMGCIAAAEVISHMGARPEADLKALFAQAGL
- a CDS encoding threonine ammonia-lyase, with the protein product MRFMRSSRNRDGLPDLAEIDATWKRLRGRVARTPLMDLTGSRLEPDLPEGARVWMKMELFQKAGSFKARGVTLAVDALPDGAEVIAASGGNHALAMASAAGTRAHLIMPEAADPGTVAACEALGATIERTPGTKTDLALLAARAEETGRVPLHPFESRHMILGAATCGYEIVKTQPELDAVIVPVGGGGLIAGVALAVKLFSPACEVIGVEPEGADSISRSLTAGEPVVLDQVETMAVSLAAPRAEPLTFGAIQKHVDEVVRLPDAAFPPAMRRMREALSLMVEPACAAALAALTGPLRDRLAGKRVAIIACGSNISDANWDRLAAAQPSRP
- a CDS encoding sulfotransferase family protein, whose translation is MPFPGTWMTESRSVVYRVVPKCACSTIGQIMYYTDHGRYFDGDIHDAQDGIHKWAIEESKPLLERAVTEREIYAFTAVRNPYSRILSSFFDKIAGIQRNGKRYRGNLVPMLTKRYGVEVEGDFDQIKSFRRFLLFVRDTIRFHKPMDPDIHWSACSGHVSTMIRNGGRYNHIFPTEQFADGMKHVLGQIETAHEIDVDTMPRFNESADHGPRQAHPIEDYFDDLSNFIMLDIYRRDFNLFKYAKEPNRNPPAKEIDLDEVHAKLAK
- a CDS encoding DUF5928 domain-containing protein; this encodes MVQIAYILLCHRDPERVIEQARLLVSHGDRIAIHVDKSAPEVFERIRDALKDDDRVTFAERVKCGWGEWSLVAATLNALRAAREAFSEATHFYFLSGDCLPIKPRAHIARFLADHDADFVEHHDFFESEWIKTGIREERLIYRHFFNERTRKPLFYGSLAVQKTLGLSRTLPEGLQIHIGSQWCVLRRVTLERILKLIEERPDIVRFFRTTWIPDETFFQSLVMHVTPRKEVRNRTLTFLAFSDYGLPLVLHDDHFDLIRTQGYLFARKISPNADDLRQRLTELYADPAEEVATSDTAPQLYSYVTGRGRIGRRHARRFWERGGQIGRGQEMLVVVCKKYHVAKRFVAAARRAGGPPALGYVFDEDAGALPPLGGIETSKAKRGRHRRAVLRMLFEYHETDRLMICLDPANIDALRDIRSDQCSLRVMELRTSIDDDYLLGHAKRNHLVPEGAALAEAGSLIGTLDRQFKDESEAIRDMELSRFHSLAPSDGADRAAEEIARFLDLPLAAAREMAAQEIPFD
- a CDS encoding histidine triad nucleotide-binding protein; the encoded protein is MAYDYDDQNIFAKILRGEIPNKTVMETEHSLAFEDINPQAPQHVLVIPKGAYVTFDHFAAEASDAEISDYVRTVGEVARKLGVTPDMASGYRMLTNAGPDAHQEVPHLHVHIFAGAFLGRMIDVPKQR
- a CDS encoding GTP-binding protein, producing MNVHDPRLPVTVLSGFLGAGKTTLLNRVLNNRDGRRVAVIVNDMSEVNIDADLVRADTELSRTDETLVEMSNGCICCTLRDDLLAEVRRLAAEGRFDYLLIESTGISEPLPVAATFDFRDEAGDSLSDVARLDTMVTVVDAVNLLKDYSSHDFLRDRGETLGEEDERTLVHLLTDQIEFADVVILNKVADATPEQVDAARKIIRSLNADTRIIETNHSDVPADTILDTGLFDFQKAHEHPMWAKELYGFADHVPETEEYGVTSFVYRARQPFVPEKIMEVLNNDMPGVIRAKGHFWIATRPDWVAEFSLAGALSSVTPLGTWWAAVPKDRWPDHDGAREYMTQHWQEPWGDRRQEIVFIGSGIDWPALKARLDAALLPAVVAGGLDELPDLPDPFPAWRRAEAAA
- a CDS encoding DUF1826 domain-containing protein, with translation MTLVREVVEDAAIGVGVADTAEGLSALHQPGCAAVIWRRQTPPHVQHWLDTLKPQQLPRGRMILHAEDVRDAVVKTCDLAGLPEGAERNWLIDDAVDLADMFTGLVKARHLRLRFDVVTTNACERFHIDAVTSRLVCTYRGTGTQYGISPDGAEPRRVFTTQTGAPIVLRGTLWPEHPRSGLLHRSPPIEGTGETRLVLVLDPISDPEEES
- a CDS encoding DUF6525 family protein, with the translated sequence MSGNRGRTSLKCRRRSEDPMREYDRLPTELRAWLASAALPWRPRSVRRAFEAAYARTRDEASALRELDRLQSRLLAKDAGKIWGRGHPLAMGEFET
- a CDS encoding CobW family GTP-binding protein, with the protein product MTRIPVTILTGFLGAGKTTLLNRLMTEPGFGDTAVIVNEFGEAGVDGGLIAQADDRAFAMSTGCLCCTVTGDVRLTLLRLLDEAERGVGPSFSRVVIETTGLADPAPVLQTFMTNDYMLSRFTLNGVVTLVDAVGGADAIERFDEAQRQAAVADLMIVTKGDLARDPASQRELAELRQTLSRLNPNARVLDADQVSAETVFSLAAFDPSGKAPDVQGWLRFGHDDHAGSGHHHGHGHDHHGHDHHHHHDINAHGDTASAFCFSATGPIDPWALEDAIAALQASFGRDLLRIKGLVEITGQPSRPRVLHVVGHIASPPRLIDGWPEGIDATRIVVIVSGDGRAALPEMLGRFLPELRPFDRLAAEPVAAPA